From a single Lentisphaera profundi genomic region:
- a CDS encoding D-alanyl-D-alanine carboxypeptidase: MLTYCVTDSNGRVLLEHNPEQALLPASNIKLFTCAMALESFDADAPPSQKLRVLSTPRQLTIEFKGNLFFSCRYQGRDILSRRIDQLADAIKAHGQTEFESLYITCPTDYLNPLAHYPCVSFVSFNENTLDLEISHGEALSTPLEQREFSLVPDKSLKEQVRKGSRISYNPTQNSLDYWRLEGDNWTPDILLCELRKRGISIKKLSKIADHEAQQLASFQDPVLTSQLLHSSLCHSDNFRAEMLGLHLRYSQQKTDLQQCLQTLSDKIGLTQTFMADGSGLSRDNHTSTRDICRLLNYMSQHRQSPTWMNSLAISGISGTLQNAISYPIAKGKFIGKTGTLRDARALSGYYTNKNGRVFTVSVLQNNEDCSTFSSMLKQILSDIDEK; the protein is encoded by the coding sequence ATGCTGACTTACTGTGTTACAGATTCAAACGGTCGTGTGCTCCTCGAGCACAATCCCGAACAAGCTCTCCTACCGGCCTCTAACATAAAGCTTTTCACTTGTGCCATGGCACTAGAATCTTTTGATGCTGACGCCCCTCCCTCGCAAAAACTTCGAGTCCTAAGTACCCCACGTCAGCTCACCATAGAATTTAAAGGCAACCTTTTTTTCTCTTGCCGTTATCAAGGTAGAGATATCCTCTCTCGCCGAATCGATCAACTAGCCGACGCGATCAAAGCTCATGGGCAAACAGAATTCGAATCACTCTACATCACTTGCCCTACTGATTACTTAAACCCTTTAGCACACTACCCTTGTGTATCTTTTGTTTCCTTTAACGAAAATACTCTTGATCTAGAAATTTCTCATGGAGAAGCCCTTTCTACTCCTCTAGAACAACGTGAATTTTCACTTGTCCCCGATAAATCTCTTAAAGAACAAGTTCGCAAAGGTTCGAGAATTAGCTATAACCCCACCCAGAATTCTCTTGATTATTGGCGCCTAGAAGGAGATAATTGGACTCCTGATATTCTGCTTTGCGAACTTCGCAAAAGAGGAATATCCATCAAAAAATTAAGTAAGATAGCAGATCACGAGGCACAGCAACTAGCTAGCTTTCAGGATCCCGTACTGACTTCTCAGCTGCTTCATTCTAGCCTTTGCCACAGCGATAATTTCCGTGCGGAAATGCTGGGTCTACATTTGCGCTATTCGCAACAAAAGACCGACCTTCAACAATGCCTGCAAACTCTCTCCGATAAAATTGGACTCACGCAAACTTTTATGGCAGATGGCTCAGGACTTAGTCGAGATAACCACACTTCTACACGAGATATTTGTCGACTCCTCAATTATATGTCTCAACATAGGCAGAGTCCTACTTGGATGAATTCCCTCGCAATTTCTGGCATTTCCGGAACGCTACAAAATGCGATAAGCTACCCTATTGCTAAAGGTAAATTCATTGGCAAAACAGGCACACTCCGCGACGCCCGAGCGCTCAGTGGTTATTATACCAATAAAAATGGTCGCGTCTTCACCGTCTCAGTACTTCAAAATAATGAAGACTGCAGTACTTTCAGCTCCATGCTAAAACAAATACTCAGCGATATAGATGAAAAATAA
- a CDS encoding MATE family efflux transporter, which produces MKNNTLLTDGPIAKAIASIAIPMLIMMLTAVCFSWLDAWYIAKLGETELTAIDIAFPLITFSSSIIYGGLGTGVSAAIAAYSSAKKDLHTAAGLRYGMIIALITSALISLAIIFFGEALLQRQLSGKPEVILLANQYCFWYYLFFPLMGIGAVLASAMRGTGNAVRPMIYSLIAMFVNAVLTPLLSYESSGHWYSELFLDMGIKGAALSTVASYSLMTLLLAFDFIHERQGLKKNTQTLPVTEQQKVLKRILYTSSIAALVPACTNFTIGISQALLASRGPEILDAYSLSKRFEQFLIMLAIPLCAANMIIISANLGKKNYSRIKQSFIFSSKIMLGLSSLAALFMFFQSSAWFSSFSQNELIHSEGHKYFQFAALHIILLPLCIMLNFAFQGLSQAAKPLPYTLGSVFLFQALGCYLLISNNKSTESFYLSLSLGTSLAFIFCLRKFFHSLQYLETKKAETLTSLDQN; this is translated from the coding sequence ATGAAAAATAATACCCTCCTAACAGATGGCCCTATTGCAAAAGCTATTGCATCCATAGCCATCCCCATGTTAATCATGATGCTTACTGCCGTCTGCTTTTCATGGTTAGACGCATGGTACATTGCTAAGTTAGGTGAAACTGAACTAACAGCCATCGATATTGCTTTCCCGCTCATCACTTTCTCCAGCTCCATAATCTATGGAGGCTTAGGTACAGGCGTCAGCGCGGCCATCGCTGCATATTCCAGTGCAAAAAAAGACTTACACACTGCCGCAGGACTTCGCTATGGTATGATAATTGCACTTATCACTTCAGCACTAATCAGTCTCGCTATCATTTTCTTTGGTGAGGCTCTACTACAACGCCAACTGTCTGGCAAGCCCGAAGTTATCCTACTTGCAAATCAATACTGCTTTTGGTACTACCTCTTTTTTCCTCTCATGGGGATTGGAGCCGTTCTCGCCTCGGCAATGCGCGGTACCGGCAATGCTGTTCGACCTATGATTTATAGTCTTATAGCCATGTTCGTTAATGCTGTACTTACGCCTTTACTCTCTTACGAATCCAGCGGACATTGGTATTCTGAACTCTTCCTCGATATGGGTATAAAGGGTGCCGCGCTCTCAACTGTGGCCTCATACTCCTTGATGACGCTGCTACTCGCCTTTGATTTTATCCATGAAAGACAAGGACTCAAAAAGAATACGCAAACACTCCCCGTTACTGAACAGCAGAAGGTACTAAAACGCATTTTATATACCAGTTCTATTGCTGCATTAGTGCCCGCATGTACCAATTTCACCATTGGAATATCTCAAGCTCTTCTCGCTTCTCGTGGCCCAGAAATACTCGATGCTTACTCACTCTCCAAGCGTTTTGAACAATTTTTAATTATGCTTGCCATCCCCCTATGCGCAGCAAACATGATCATCATTAGCGCCAACTTGGGAAAGAAAAACTATTCGCGAATCAAGCAATCATTTATTTTCTCATCTAAAATAATGTTAGGACTTAGTTCTCTAGCTGCCTTATTTATGTTTTTTCAAAGTTCCGCTTGGTTCTCATCCTTTTCACAAAACGAGCTCATTCACAGCGAAGGTCATAAATATTTTCAATTTGCGGCTCTACACATCATTCTACTCCCTCTATGTATCATGCTCAATTTTGCTTTCCAGGGACTTTCACAAGCCGCAAAACCACTGCCCTACACACTAGGATCGGTCTTTCTATTTCAAGCCCTGGGTTGTTACCTATTGATTAGTAATAATAAATCAACTGAAAGCTTCTATTTATCCCTCAGCTTAGGTACCAGTTTAGCTTTCATTTTCTGCTTGAGAAAATTTTTCCACTCCCTACAATACCTAGAAACAAAAAAGGCCGAGACTCTCACAAGTCTCGACCAAAATTAA
- the hmpA gene encoding NO-inducible flavohemoprotein yields MALSQTTIDIVKATTPVVGANAEKITTTFYKIMFERYPMVKEFFNQTHQKAGKQQQALANAVVAYAMNIENLGALAGAVDGITERHASLNILPEHYPIVGECLLAAIAEVLGDAVTPEVADAWGEAYGFLADILIGVEKAKYAKTAEKAGGWNGYKEFKVAKKVKESASVTSFYFEAADGTPVISYDAGQYISIKLEIPGEGNIVRNYSLSDWGGESLRISVKKDGMFSTHLHNEIKEGDTVKLNAPYGVFKLDSNSRPIVLVSGGVGLTPMLSMLHKLSKTNSSRSVSFLHGTQNQSELAFENEIKELTQKSNFSVKTFFTEDNKRIGLEQLQEACDGVKETDFYICGPATMMKALYKSLKDWGVAEENIHYEYFGPSDTISE; encoded by the coding sequence ATGGCATTATCACAGACGACAATTGATATAGTTAAGGCGACTACCCCGGTAGTTGGAGCGAACGCTGAAAAAATAACGACCACTTTTTATAAAATCATGTTCGAGCGTTACCCTATGGTAAAAGAGTTTTTTAATCAAACTCATCAGAAAGCAGGAAAACAGCAACAGGCTTTGGCAAATGCAGTAGTTGCATATGCGATGAATATTGAAAATCTGGGTGCTCTTGCGGGTGCAGTTGATGGCATCACTGAGCGCCATGCGTCCCTAAATATTTTACCGGAACATTATCCGATAGTCGGTGAATGTTTACTCGCGGCAATAGCAGAAGTACTTGGCGATGCAGTTACACCAGAGGTTGCGGATGCGTGGGGTGAAGCTTACGGATTCCTCGCAGATATACTCATTGGTGTAGAGAAAGCTAAATATGCGAAAACCGCAGAGAAAGCTGGCGGTTGGAATGGTTACAAAGAATTCAAAGTAGCAAAAAAAGTTAAAGAATCTGCGAGTGTGACTTCATTTTATTTTGAAGCGGCTGATGGGACGCCTGTGATTTCATATGATGCAGGGCAATATATTAGTATTAAACTAGAAATACCGGGTGAAGGTAACATAGTTCGTAATTATTCACTTTCTGATTGGGGTGGTGAATCGCTACGTATATCAGTAAAAAAAGACGGAATGTTCTCGACTCATCTTCACAATGAAATCAAAGAAGGCGATACAGTAAAGCTCAATGCTCCTTATGGCGTATTCAAATTAGATTCCAACTCAAGACCAATAGTTTTAGTATCTGGCGGAGTGGGTTTAACGCCGATGCTCAGTATGTTACACAAACTTTCCAAGACTAATTCTTCTCGAAGTGTGAGCTTTTTACATGGAACACAAAACCAATCAGAATTAGCTTTTGAAAATGAAATTAAAGAACTGACGCAAAAAAGTAATTTTTCAGTAAAAACATTCTTTACTGAGGATAATAAGAGAATTGGTCTTGAGCAACTTCAAGAAGCCTGTGATGGAGTGAAGGAAACGGATTTTTATATTTGTGGCCCCGCAACGATGATGAAAGCATTATATAAATCACTGAAAGACTGGGGAGTGGCAGAAGAGAATATTCACTATGAATATTTCGGCCCTTCAGATACAATTAGCGAATAA
- a CDS encoding RrF2 family transcriptional regulator has product MRLNLKTDYALRILLHAAKNQGSLITSTEVAKVYNITQANSTQIVNTLKKKGYLIVKRGRYGGGFTLAAPPEEMRIGNIIKDIEPDLNLVQCFNKEKNNCPIIDNCKLAGLMYSGLNAFLDKMNEQTLADII; this is encoded by the coding sequence ATGAGATTAAATTTAAAGACAGACTACGCCTTACGCATTCTACTTCATGCCGCGAAGAACCAGGGATCTTTAATAACCTCAACAGAAGTTGCTAAAGTATACAACATCACCCAAGCTAACTCGACGCAAATTGTTAATACCCTTAAGAAAAAAGGCTACTTAATCGTAAAACGAGGTCGCTATGGAGGAGGTTTCACCTTAGCCGCGCCTCCGGAGGAAATGCGCATTGGTAACATCATAAAAGACATTGAACCAGATCTCAATTTAGTTCAATGTTTCAATAAAGAAAAAAATAATTGTCCCATTATTGATAATTGTAAATTAGCTGGACTTATGTATTCTGGGTTAAACGCTTTTTTGGATAAAATGAATGAACAGACTCTGGCCGATATTATTTAG
- a CDS encoding succinate dehydrogenase cytochrome b subunit, with protein sequence MSKCKCRFISSTIGMKVLMAATGLLLTGFLVTHLAGNFLLLPKIGGPAAFNDYAYKLTSMGPVLWAAEFGLLALFCIHIFCAIRTKMLSAAARGSEYVVRKTHGESTLSSRFMVHTGGVILVFLILHLVTFKFGTEYTQEATATSPQMRDLYKTVVELFANKLYSAYYIVSMILLGFHLKHGFQSAFQTLGLNHPRYTPFIKKTALALALIFAVGYSIFPVYFGFINPVDCSSTSCTVGAK encoded by the coding sequence ATGAGTAAATGCAAGTGCAGATTTATCTCCTCAACCATTGGGATGAAAGTCCTTATGGCTGCTACGGGCCTCCTTCTCACAGGCTTCTTAGTAACACACCTTGCCGGTAACTTCCTGCTTCTTCCTAAAATTGGAGGCCCTGCGGCTTTCAATGATTATGCCTACAAACTCACTTCTATGGGTCCCGTTCTTTGGGCTGCTGAATTTGGCCTCTTAGCACTTTTCTGTATTCACATCTTTTGCGCGATTCGCACAAAAATGCTTAGTGCTGCGGCTCGTGGATCAGAATATGTTGTAAGAAAAACTCACGGTGAAAGCACTCTCTCCTCTCGCTTTATGGTTCACACTGGCGGAGTTATTCTCGTCTTCCTCATTCTCCACTTGGTCACTTTCAAGTTTGGTACTGAGTATACACAAGAAGCCACTGCTACTTCGCCACAAATGAGAGACCTCTATAAAACTGTTGTGGAGCTTTTTGCCAATAAACTTTATTCCGCTTACTACATCGTTTCTATGATTCTTCTTGGTTTTCACTTAAAGCACGGTTTCCAAAGTGCTTTTCAAACATTGGGCCTTAACCACCCTAGATACACTCCCTTTATCAAAAAAACAGCATTGGCTCTAGCGCTTATTTTTGCTGTCGGTTACTCAATCTTCCCCGTCTACTTTGGTTTTATTAATCCAGTAGATTGCTCGTCAACAAGCTGTACTGTAGGAGCTAAGTAA